Sequence from the Tripterygium wilfordii isolate XIE 37 chromosome 10, ASM1340144v1, whole genome shotgun sequence genome:
ACCCTTGCTTAAAAGCACAGTTCTAGCCCGACCCAACTTTGGAAAAATCTATGGCTCGAGTTGAAACTGATTATAGCAAAACACTCGAATGAATATGACTGTTTTTGAGGCTTGCAATGTCTGCATTTTGCTAAAATCTTCCCCTCAAAGTACTAGAAAATAAAATCTTCCCCTCAAAGTCGAGTCAAAAGATGATTATACAGAAACCAGCCAAGGATTGTCAAGAAGAGCATGGTAATTGTGTTGTACCTGGGCGGCTGGCTGGGCCATGAAAGAAGACTGCAACATGCACACACCCCTGTAGCTACAAAGATAAAAGATTCTCATTAAGAAATAATGTCAAATATTATGGCAAAAGTCAGTGCATTAACTGGTCTATCTGGGACAATATACAACTTCTTACTGGATCCAAGCATAAAAACATATCCCAACTTCTATGAAAAACAATACACACAATGCAATTAATCATCATACTAAAAGAATATTCATTAACAGAGCACTTAAAAATCTGAGAACAGGTAGAACTGATGACaacatagacaaacgtttcctTATCTTCCATCAAGCTACCAGATCTGAAATTACATTCCACATGTGGCCCAATTTCAGTCCAGTTGAAACCTCACAAAAAATACATCATCATCATGGAAATGCAAGGGTAAATCACTAACATAACAATTTAAGAAGacccatttgataataaatCTATAAAGTAAAACATGAAGGTGGTCCCAAGCCAAATAAAAATCCACAGAGCAGACAAAATTAAATCCCCAAAGACAAAGACATTTCTATAAATCCAGATCCATAAATCAAATCTGCACTAAAAATTTCTGATCTCGGCCACGAAGAAGAAACAAGAGTTGAGACTTATACCTTTAAGAGGAACGGGACCATGGAGCATGAAAGAGAAAGCAAGGACTCAGGACGCATGGTCTTCACAGCAGTAAGGTCCAGACATATGCAGAAATCCCGAtctcaaaaaataacaaataacatAAAGCCATTGGTGATCTCAGAAGATTACAATCTTGAAAGTTAAATGATTACAATCTGTTAGAGCTCATTTATCAAACCTTCCTTCCCACCCACCCCCAACGAAAagtcaaaaaacaaaagatcaaTTCTTCCAACACTAAATCCAaacaaatacaaaagaaaaggctCTATTAAATGGGCATAGATAATCATCACGAAAATTTTATAAATGGCCCATTACCACTAAACTCATAACAGTAATGACAGTGAAACCAGAAAAATCTATACATGTATTTCGCACAAAAAAAGGTTTCATTGAGTGCCAACATAAGAAATACAAAACTATGGTCTAATTATACAGAGCATATGGCAGAGAATTTATTTTAGCAAGGGTTAGAACCCTCTCTTACAGATGGTGACCTGGAAACCATACTTCCATCCCTTCCAAACCTTGACAAACTCCTCAAACTCTTTGGGGTACTAGAGCCAGGACTTGCACCTCGGTAAGTGGCACGAAGAGTTTCATCAATAGAAGACGATGATTTTGCAATCGCATTCCTCATGAACTTCTGGGCAGCAGGAGAAAAAGTTTGTCTGCTTGGACTAGCACTCCCCCCTCTAAGAGGTGAGGGCAATGGTGGTTTCTGAAACATTTTCGACCTTTCCCTCGACTTTCGTGCAGCATCCCTTGATAAGGAGTGAGCCTTCACATCTCTCGCAGGTGGATACGGAATTTTAAAATGTGGCCCATCAACACTACCACCAATATCAATAGGTGTATCCTCAGTATCCAACCTCAATGGCGTCCCTTCAATTTCTCCCCAAGTGATAAATGGGGATACATCAACACCAGGAGCAGGAGATGGTGTTCTAACAAAACTATACCCATTTTCTGCTTTCTTCCCTGATTCCAAATAAAATTGGTTGGGTGTCTTCCTCAAATCGTCCAAATCATACTTCTTAGCCTTATCCCCATCTCTGTAAACAGGGAAGGGAGTTGCACCAACAACTGGATTATAAAGCACTTCAACTGTGCCATCATCTTTAGGCCCATTGTCCAGAATTTTACCATGAAAGTGCGTGTTTGTTCGATTGATTTCTTTGGTTAAACTTTTCAATCTTACAGCACGTTCCTCCTCAGTCAATGGGGCCTCACCAAGATCAAAAGGATGGCACATCAACAAGTTCTTTGCTGTGTACTTCCACCCTTCCAAAGTACTCGGCGGCTGATATGACGTGCCATAGCCATCAGTAATTCGATCTCTCTTCACATCTTCAAGCAATTTAACATCCTCCTTTTCACCCTCCGTCAGATACTCATATCTCTCCTTCCTCTTCCTATTCACCTTCTCTATAATTTTCGAAAAACTCTCGTTATCTTCACTTGTATATCTTCTAAAGAACTCATCAAGCGACAATGCAGTCTCTATACCATCAGAACCGTCACCAGAATCTACACCACCAGATGTTTCACTATTCGGAACACCCGGGGTTCTTGGGGTTTTaccgaattcatcaaaaggggTGAAATTTCTCATAAAAGTAGAACCGGGGGTATGTGATTGTGTCCGACCCCCAGGGTTAAGATCATTTACCTTCTTGCCACGACGCTCAATGATCTTCAACTGCGCATCCCGAATCTGCATCGGATCACCCGTTTTCACTGCCTCTAACCAGTCGAGCCGGTCCCTGAGCTTCGATATGTCAGGGAAGAAGTCGCGCTCGACAATCTTCTCGATTGCCGCAACGTATGTGTCCTCATCCAGCACCGTCGCCTTCTTTTTATGGTTTGTGGGTGTAACTGAAGAGTAATCATTCGAGAGGGCATTGTTgggaaaagaataagaagacggtgacggtgatgagAGGTGGCGGGGTGAATGGCCAGGAGAGAGAAGCATCGCGtaattagggttagggttacaATAAGAAAGACTAAAGGAGACGAGAAGATTGAATTATTGAAAGGGAATCTAGAATTCCCGTCTCTGAAAGACCAAAGTTGTGAGTAGTATTGAAGCTAGGGTTTGATGTAGGATTTGAGGCCGTGTTGTTGAAAACTTGGAAGGTAAAATCTAGCCTCGATCGGAAGCCAGAGAAGGGAAACTGTTCATCAGATGGGCGGGGCCACATTTATGTGCCTCAAATAATTGAAGCTCGTGGGCTCAAGCCCAAGGGTGGTTGGGTCCAAGTGAGTCAGgcttttttcctttcaaaaacaaaaaagattcgAAGCCTATGGACCCTAACTTCGGATGAgattacgaaatatttacatgtctatACCTTAATtcaaattgaattttgaatgcACTTAATTGACTAAATTTATATTGGTTTAAATCAGGATAAATAAACCAGTCAATAACTTAATCTAGGTTAGGATCCGGGCAAGTAAACATGACAAGATTTTTGTATTTGGATCCGAATCCTTATTTAAATctaacaaaaaatttatgtttggacTCGAATTTCGTATaaatttatgttcaaaattgattTAATCAGTGTTGGACAGATTCGATCATTTAGATCGGACATAGTTTCGTCACTCCTATCTTGAGAGGGATGAGACAGACTAAAATAGAGCATATTTTATAGCGTTTTAGAGTAAAGATTGGCTGGAACAAGATTCCTCGGTGAGTCCGACACCAATTCTATCGAACGGCACACAGCAAAGGAAGACCTTAAACCATGATAACCACAATCTCATTACCAGTTTGATAAGGCATTTTGCCCAACATTTGTAGTAGAAATGTTTGTTGCTTGCCAACGATCATTTTCGGGCAACAAAACCGAGGCAATTTTAGTAGCATATTAAAGCCTTTTGGAAATGCGACCTTTTAGGACAATTTTAATAGCATTTTCGAAATTATATCATTATTTTCCTCAAACTTTTAATGGTGTACCCACAATATCCTTAAAAAATTCTCCCTTTTGTGGACAACTCtctcaaagtttttttttaataaaaatcaagattttttATTACTCTTTGataaaaatcaagatttttcaatttatttttattcgtTTTCTTGTACAACAATGACAGAGATCGAGTGACATGTGACATGTGtagttattttaattatttatgttattttataaagttttgttatttattttactatttatttacatttgtttctactaaaatgcataatattcCTACATGTTATTTATTACATAATATTACATAGCATAAATGCTACAAGCAAAAGTTGAATCAAACATTATCAATCATTCAACTTCAAACAGCATATTTGCTATAACCATTGTcaaacatttctgctaccacaaTTTCTACTTAACATACCTGCAATTTTCAATATGTTTTACCAAATTGGGCCTCGGTCCGTGAGACAGTATAGCACACAATACCTTCACTGTACCTCCGCGTAGCCAATCAGAGGCCGACTTCTTCTCGCCTTTCCTCTACTTCGAGTCCAGCTGTGGATTGGTCCCAAGTACTAACCTCGATTCTAAACTCTGACTCGCTTTCATCTCTCTGTGGTTGACTCGCTGGCTCCAATCCCGAGTCGTCTTTTAGAGCAAAAAAGAAGCTAGGGTTTCTCATGGGAACAGGTAAACTCATCATGAGCTGAGTGATCTGTTGGGTTTatgtgtaaattttttttcacttgTATTTACTGtaattttgttttagttttatgtttaatttttacTGTCTGGGTTGTATGTTAGAGTAGGTGTAATTGATTTGAATTTTGTGGAAGATAGGTGGCTAGGAGCTCAAAATTGCGATGTTCCCTGTTTGTTTACCTAGTAATCATAGGAAATTATAGCAAATTGGGGTTTTGAGGATCTGTTTACTTGTCAGGAGTATG
This genomic interval carries:
- the LOC120007878 gene encoding splicing factor ESS-2 homolog; this encodes MLLSPGHSPRHLSSPSPSSYSFPNNALSNDYSSVTPTNHKKKATVLDEDTYVAAIEKIVERDFFPDISKLRDRLDWLEAVKTGDPMQIRDAQLKIIERRGKKVNDLNPGGRTQSHTPGSTFMRNFTPFDEFGKTPRTPGVPNSETSGGVDSGDGSDGIETALSLDEFFRRYTSEDNESFSKIIEKVNRKRKERYEYLTEGEKEDVKLLEDVKRDRITDGYGTSYQPPSTLEGWKYTAKNLLMCHPFDLGEAPLTEEERAVRLKSLTKEINRTNTHFHGKILDNGPKDDGTVEVLYNPVVGATPFPVYRDGDKAKKYDLDDLRKTPNQFYLESGKKAENGYSFVRTPSPAPGVDVSPFITWGEIEGTPLRLDTEDTPIDIGGSVDGPHFKIPYPPARDVKAHSLSRDAARKSRERSKMFQKPPLPSPLRGGSASPSRQTFSPAAQKFMRNAIAKSSSSIDETLRATYRGASPGSSTPKSLRSLSRFGRDGSMVSRSPSVREGSNPC